Proteins encoded in a region of the Solanum dulcamara chromosome 9, daSolDulc1.2, whole genome shotgun sequence genome:
- the LOC129903529 gene encoding uncharacterized protein LOC129903529 has protein sequence MLVRFRGKAAAVAVAVAAVRFHGFADLLSLYSFKSQCLYSTSASSAPTHLLAKYLVDSLGFSKQEASLASAKVTSRKHFNNPDLVINFLKQTGFDDTQVKKLVFTTPKLLFSDVSKTLQPKFQCLMDLGLSRSDLVKVMARDTTIVNRGLVTHLRPTIDFLRKLLGSDENVVKALKRTSWLFSFGAHHIMKNNVLLLRNSGVSDANIRKVVHICPNYLTQKPEWVKDMLHRLEKDFAILLHSPIFPYGFHTLAAQKKSKYEKKIGIFKSFGWSDDDVLMMFRKLPYCLALSEEKIQKALSYMKNLGCEPTYLASHPSVLVFSLEKRVVPRVQVLKILDEKKLERRKLGLYYALSITETKFMEYFVLPYKDQIPDLYEQLKKIVDPYFRSQYLYSSTSIHTHFLVKYLVDSLGFSDEEAASTSSKVKIQKALNLYINELGHEPAYLASQPSVLIYSLEKRVVPRMQVLKILDKKKLERRKLALYTVVSLSETKFIDYFVLPYKDQIPDLYESHKKTMAP, from the exons ATGCTCGTCCGGTTCAGAGGCAAAGCCGCCGCCGTCGCCGTCGCCGTCGCTGCCGTCAGATTTCACGGTTTTGCAGACCTCCTTTCCTTGTATAGTTTCAAATCTCAATGTCTCTACTCAACAAGCGCAAGCTCTGCCCCAACCCATTTATTGGCGAAATACCTGGTTGATTCTCTCGGATTCTCCAAACAAGAAGCATCGTTGGCATCTGCCAAGGTAACTTCACGGAAACACTTTAATAATCCCGATTTAGTCATCAATTTCTTGAAACAAACTGGTTTCGACGACACCCAGGTGAAAAAACTGGTTTTTACAACACCCAAATTGCTATTCAGTGATGTTTCCAAAACCCTACAACCCAAATTCCAGTGCCTTATGGATCTCGGTCTATCCAGGTCGGACCTGGTGAAAGTAATGGCTAGAGATACAACAATTGTTAATAGAGGTTTAGTTACTCATTTGAGACCTACCATTGATTTCCTTAGGAAACTTTTGGGTAGTGATGAAAATGTAGTTAAAGCTTTAAAGAGAACTTCTTGGTTGTTTTCTTTTGGTGCTCATCACATTATGAAGAATAATGTATTGTTGTTGAGAAACTCTGGTGTTTCTGATGCCAATATTAGAAAAGTTGTGCATATATGTCCTAATTATCTTACACAAAAGCCTGAGTGGGTTAAGGATATGTTGCACAGGTTGGAGAAAGATTTTGCAATTCTGCTCCACTCTCCTATTTTTCCTTATGGATTTCATACATTAGCCGCGCAAAAGAAGTCTAAGTATGAAAAGAAGATTGGAATTTTTAAGAGTTTTGGATGGTCTGATGATGATGTACTCATGATGTTCAGGAAGTTACCGTATTGTCTTGCTCTCTCGGAGgaaaaaattcagaaagcaTTGAGTTACATGAAAAATCTTGGTTGTGAACCTACTTACTTGGCTTCTCATCCTTCAGTTTTGGTCTTTAGTTTGGAAAAAAGGGTGGTACCTCGGGTGCAAGTCTTGAAAATTTTGGACGAAAAGAAACTTGAAAGGAGAAAGTTGGGTCTCTATTATGCTTTGAGCATAACAGAAACAAAGTTCATGGAGTATTTTGTGCTTCCCTACAAGGATCAAATACCTGATTTGTATGAACAGCTCAAGAAAATTGTGGATCCTTA TTTTAGATCTCAATATCTGTACTCATCAACCTCTATCCATACCCATTTCTTGGTGAAATACCTTGTTGATTCTCTCGGATTCTCCGATGAAGAAGCTGCCTCTACTTCCTCCAAG GTCAAAATTCAGAAAGCATTGAATCTTTACATTAATGAGCTTGGTCATGAACCTGCTTACTTGGCTTCTCAGCCTTCAGTTTTGATCTATAGTCTGGAAAAAAGGGTGGTACCTCGGATGCAAGTCTTGAAAATTTTGGACAAAAAGAAGCTTGAGAGGAGAAAGTTGGCTCTTTATACAGTTGTGAGCTTATCAGAGACAAAGTTCATAGATTATTTTGTGCTGCCCTACAAGGATCAGATACCTGATTTGTATGAATCACATAAGAAAACTATGGCTCCCTAG
- the LOC129903183 gene encoding transcription termination factor MTERF5, chloroplastic-like: MLIRSKAVAIFYCNGFGLYSFRSQYLYSSTSIHTHFLVKYLVDSLGFSDEEAASTSSKVTSLKTLKNPHLVINFLKQIGLDNTQMKKIVSRAPKLLVGDVSKTLNPKFQCLMDLGLSGSDLVNVIARDSKIVERGLDTHLRPTIDFLRRTLSSDENVVMALKKSPWLLTFGAHHTMETNLLLLKNCGVPDEGIKKLVLRNPRYFSQNPEWIKGVLHRVENDFRVPLDSSMFPYGFHTLASQKKCTLDRKIGIFKSFGWTDNEIIEMFRKFPYCIAQ, translated from the coding sequence ATGCTCATCAGAAGCAAAGCCGTAGCTATATTTTACTGCAATGGCTTTGGCTTGTACAGTTTTAGATCTCAATATCTGTACTCATCAACCTCTATCCATACCCATTTCTTGGTGAAATACCTTGTTGATTCTCTCGGATTCTCCGATGAAGAAGCTGCCTCTACTTCCTCCAAGGTAACTTCATTGAAAACCTTAAAAAATCCTCATTTAGTCATCAATTTCTTGAAACAAATCGGTTTGGACAACACCCAGATGAAAAAAATTGTATCTAGAGCACCCAAATTGCTAGTCGGTGATGTTTCCAAAACCCTAAATCCCAAATTTCAATGCCTTATGGATCTCGGATTATCCGGGTCGGACCTAGTGAATGTAATTGCTAGAGATTCAAAAATTGTTGAAAGAGGTTTAGATACTCATTTGAGACCTACCATTGACTTCCTTAGGAGAACTTTGAGTAGTGATGAAAATGTAGTTATGGCGTTAAAGAAATCTCCTTGGTTGCTTACTTTTGGTGCTCATCATACTATGGAGACTAATCTATTATTGTTGAAAAACTGTGGTGTTCCTGATGAGGGAATAAAAAAACTTGTGCTTAGAAATCCTAGGTATTTTTCACAAAATCCTGAGTGGATTAAGGGTGTCTTGCATAGGGTGGAGAACGATTTTCGAGTTCCACTTGACTCTTCTATGTTTCCTTATGGATTTCATACATTAGCCTCGCAAAAGAAGTGTACCTTGGATAGGAAAATTGGAATTTTCAAGAGTTTTGGATGGACTGATAATGAGATAATTGAGATGTTTAGGAAGTTTCCTTATTGTATTGCCCAGTGA
- the LOC129904563 gene encoding transcription termination factor MTERF5, chloroplastic-like yields MVSDLNIPTHQLPRPISWLNTLLILSDSQAASTSSKVTSLKSVKNPHLVINFLKQTGFDNTQMKKLVSRAPKLLIRDVSNTLKPKLRCLMDLGLSVSDLVNVIAKDPHIIGRGLATRLRPTIDFLMTTLVSDENVVKALKRFPWLLSFGALGIMETNLLLLRNYGVPDVRIKKLLLRNPTYFAQKPEWIKGLLHRVENDFQVPRDSPSFLYGFQALSWQKKSTLDRKFGIFKSFGWSDDDILHMFRKLPYCVGLSEVRIQEKLNFFMKELGFESAYLVSHPAILSYSLDKRGWYLGCKS; encoded by the coding sequence ATGGTTTCAGATCTCAATATCCCTACTCATCAACTGCCCCGACCCATTTCTTGGTTAAATACCTTGTTGATTCTCTCGGATTCTCAAGCTGCATCTACATCATCCAAGGTAACTTCATTGAAATCCGTAAAGAATCCTCATTTAGTCATCAATTTCTTGAAACAAACCGGTTTCGACAACACCCAGATGAAAAAATTGGTTTCTAGAGCACCCAAATTGCTAATCCGTGATGTTTCCAATACCCTAAAACCCAAACTTCGGTGCCTTATGGATCTCGGGTTATCCGTGTCAGACCTAGTGAATGTAATTGCTAAAGATCCACATATTATTGGTAGAGGTTTAGCTACTCGTTTGAGACCTACCATTGATTTTCTTATGACAACTTTGGTTAGTGATGAAAATGTAGTTAAGGCTTTAAAGAGATTTCCTTGGTTGCTTTCTTTTGGTGCTCTTGGCATTATGGAGACTAATCTATTGTTGTTGAGAAACTATGGTGTTCCTGATGTGAGGATTAAAAAACTCCTACTTAGAAACCCTACGTATTTTGCACAAAAGCCTGAGTGGATTAAGGGTTTGTTGCATAGGGTGGAAAACGATTTTCAAGTTCCACGTGATTCCCCTAGTTTTCTTTATGGATTTCAAGCGTTATCCTGGCAAAAGAAGTCTACCTTGGATAGGAAGTTCGGAATTTTCAAGAGTTTTGGATGGTCTGATGATGATATACTCCACATGTTCCGGAAGCTACCATATTGTGTTGGCCTCTCAGAAGTTAGAATTCAGGAAAAACTGAATTTTTTCATGAAGGAGCTTGGTTTTGAATCTGCTTACTTGGTTTCTCACCCTGCAATTTTGAGCTATAGTTTGGACAAAAGGGGGTGGTACCTCGGATGCAAGTCTTGA